Proteins encoded in a region of the Pseudomonas shahriarae genome:
- a CDS encoding ureidoglycolate lyase, giving the protein MRTLMIEPLTKEAFAPFGDVIETDGSDHFMINNGSTMRFHKLATVETATPEDHAIISIFRADAQDMPLTVCMLERHPLGSQAFIPLLGNPFLIVVAPIGDAPVSGLVRAFVTNGRQGINYHRGVWHHPVLTIEKRDDFLVVDRSGTGNNCDEHFFKEDERLILAPHQ; this is encoded by the coding sequence ATGCGCACACTGATGATCGAACCCTTGACCAAAGAAGCCTTCGCCCCTTTCGGAGACGTTATCGAAACCGATGGCAGCGATCACTTCATGATCAACAACGGCTCGACCATGCGCTTTCATAAACTGGCGACGGTTGAAACCGCCACGCCAGAAGATCACGCCATCATCAGCATCTTCCGCGCCGACGCGCAGGACATGCCGCTGACCGTGTGCATGCTGGAAAGACACCCGCTGGGCAGCCAGGCCTTTATTCCGCTGCTCGGCAACCCCTTTCTGATCGTGGTCGCGCCCATTGGCGATGCACCTGTATCAGGCTTGGTCCGCGCCTTCGTCACCAACGGCAGGCAGGGCATTAATTACCATCGCGGCGTCTGGCACCACCCGGTGCTGACGATCGAAAAGCGGGATGACTTCCTGGTGGTTGATCGCAGTGGCACAGGCAATAACTGCGATGAGCATTTTTTCAAAGAGGATGAGCGGTTGATCCTTGCCCCCCACCAATAA